In Candidatus Kaistella beijingensis, a genomic segment contains:
- a CDS encoding FUSC family protein, producing MNYATELKKFATSQSIYSGVRISLAIVIPSIILAHFGLLKEFFLFPLATSFVGLTDQAGPFIRRRNALLLAIFSFLIVATVASLVKDFPLLIYLEIILFGMFFSLIGVYGQRLAAVGGLSLVVLGIFIDGHLTGQNIFKSLLIFFAGSVCYFLIFLIVSKIQPYKLAGQMIGENYLELAEYLKIKSKFYLENPDFDELHRHVISQQIKIKNLQEETRETVFKTRQIVNESTTTSRLLMLMFLNSIDLHEKLMTSETDYRKMQESFGKSGFLNSLSDYLSKLLEELTNIGIALQSGIKAKPIHHIDSELEKIFEEYFDLRNEKLNPETLENFMIMRLILVRITDIADEIKTMYKVFSQDKNLAKSLSSGLDLEKFVTNNEKLNMKVLLSNFSLKSSHFRHSIRITIALLIGYSISKFQFLGIGHSYWILITIVAIMRPAYSTTKHRNLLRLYGTAAGAVIAYGILFFVKDTTALLVMLFFSMIMCFSLLKEKYSWAVFFMTIYIFLSFNFLNPGNVNLIFKDRILDTAIAGIVAFVVSYFVLPVWEHTQNIDLMKRSSISNLEYFRAVMDLFSEKKLGVENYKLKRKDAIISLANLSDSFQRMISDPKNQQKRLENVHQFVNTGHLITAYIASLSQYTKSADQYPEIDFEGWNTKISAELRATNLILNQETAFEQTLHESQIQPEDSVEKLLERRKKEISETEVFNRRDPNRITHLTELKNLSEILDLLYDVAKEQRKVAEKLGL from the coding sequence ATGAACTACGCCACCGAACTTAAAAAATTTGCAACCAGCCAGTCGATTTATTCCGGCGTGCGAATTTCTTTGGCAATTGTAATTCCAAGTATTATTTTGGCGCATTTCGGTTTGCTGAAAGAATTCTTCCTGTTTCCGCTTGCAACCAGTTTTGTGGGATTAACTGATCAAGCCGGACCATTTATCAGGCGAAGGAATGCTTTGCTTCTCGCAATTTTCAGTTTTTTAATAGTTGCGACCGTGGCGAGTTTAGTTAAAGATTTTCCTCTACTAATTTATCTCGAAATCATTCTCTTCGGAATGTTTTTCTCACTGATTGGTGTTTATGGACAACGATTGGCGGCAGTTGGCGGACTTTCGTTGGTCGTTCTCGGCATCTTTATCGACGGACATTTAACGGGGCAAAACATCTTTAAAAGTTTATTGATATTTTTTGCCGGATCGGTTTGTTATTTTCTGATATTTCTGATTGTTTCTAAAATTCAGCCTTACAAATTGGCAGGACAAATGATTGGTGAAAACTATCTTGAACTGGCAGAATATTTAAAAATTAAATCCAAATTCTATCTAGAAAACCCTGATTTTGATGAGCTTCACCGACACGTCATCTCGCAACAGATAAAGATTAAAAATTTACAGGAAGAAACCCGCGAAACCGTTTTTAAGACCCGACAAATTGTAAACGAATCTACCACGACAAGCCGTCTTTTAATGTTGATGTTTCTAAATTCAATCGATTTGCATGAAAAACTGATGACTTCGGAAACCGACTACCGAAAAATGCAGGAAAGTTTCGGGAAGAGCGGTTTTTTGAATTCACTGAGTGACTACTTGTCTAAACTCTTAGAAGAACTTACAAACATCGGCATCGCCTTACAAAGTGGAATTAAGGCTAAACCAATTCATCATATCGACTCTGAACTCGAAAAAATTTTTGAAGAATATTTCGATTTAAGGAACGAGAAACTAAATCCCGAAACTCTTGAAAACTTCATGATCATGCGTCTGATTTTGGTTCGGATTACCGACATCGCGGATGAAATCAAAACGATGTACAAAGTTTTCAGTCAAGACAAAAACTTGGCGAAAAGTCTTTCGAGCGGCCTTGATTTAGAAAAATTCGTGACCAACAACGAAAAGCTGAACATGAAAGTTCTGCTAAGCAACTTTTCATTAAAATCATCACATTTTCGACATTCAATTAGAATCACAATTGCTTTGTTAATCGGTTATTCCATTTCCAAATTCCAATTTTTGGGAATTGGTCATTCGTATTGGATTTTAATTACGATTGTTGCGATTATGCGACCTGCATATTCCACGACAAAACATAGAAATCTGCTTCGTTTGTACGGAACTGCTGCAGGTGCCGTAATTGCTTATGGAATTTTATTTTTTGTGAAAGACACCACTGCACTTTTAGTAATGCTTTTTTTTAGTATGATTATGTGTTTCAGTCTTTTAAAGGAAAAATATTCTTGGGCAGTTTTTTTTATGACGATCTATATTTTTCTGAGTTTTAATTTCCTCAATCCCGGAAATGTAAACCTTATTTTTAAAGATAGAATTCTTGATACGGCAATTGCAGGAATTGTCGCTTTCGTCGTCTCCTATTTCGTTCTTCCTGTTTGGGAACATACACAAAATATCGATTTGATGAAACGGTCATCCATCAGTAATCTAGAATATTTTAGGGCGGTGATGGATCTTTTCTCAGAAAAAAAATTAGGGGTTGAAAACTACAAGCTGAAAAGAAAAGACGCCATCATCAGTTTGGCAAATCTTTCCGATAGTTTTCAACGCATGATTTCCGATCCCAAAAACCAGCAGAAAAGGCTTGAAAATGTACACCAATTCGTCAACACAGGGCATTTGATTACCGCCTATATTGCTTCTCTTTCCCAATATACAAAAAGTGCAGACCAATACCCTGAAATTGATTTCGAAGGTTGGAACACCAAAATTTCGGCGGAACTCCGTGCAACTAATCTCATCTTGAATCAAGAGACTGCATTTGAGCAAACACTTCATGAAAGCCAAATTCAACCTGAGGATTCCGTAGAAAAACTCTTGGAAAGAAGAAAAAAAGAAATCAGCGAAACCGAAGTTTTCAACCGTCGCGACCCGAATAGAATCACTCATTTAACGGAACTGAAAAACTTAAGCGAAATTCTCGACCTGCTTTACGATGTGGCAAAAGAACAGCGTAAAGTGGCAGAGAAATTAGGCTTGTGA
- the porV gene encoding type IX secretion system outer membrane channel protein PorV yields MTLTKKLFLGLGLGMSVAAYSQIGNIYPVLTGAPFLRISPDARAGGMGDQGVATTTDAFSQFWNAAKYPFSKTTSAVGVNYTPYMSKLTNDVFLLYGAYHQFLGDEERATISASIYYFNMGSVDLTKLVGTEVVQEGTAKPNEFSIDVAYGLKLSDYYSMAVTGRFIRSDLSGGFNSDNTLKPANSFAVDVSGYFQSEKHTSINDFEGRARGGFAIQNLGPRLDYTGDDESRSYLPTMARLGAGYDLFIDDLNRVGINFEASKLLVPGPDKTGNVPNVGVMSGIGKSFSNPKSLMLSGAVEYEYDNAFAVRGGYFHESPEQGGRQYATVGVGLKYQSFGLDMSYLINTSKVNSALDNTLRFGLTWNIGEESSNADY; encoded by the coding sequence ATGACATTGACTAAAAAACTCTTTTTAGGTTTGGGATTAGGGATGAGTGTCGCCGCTTATTCTCAAATTGGAAATATTTACCCGGTACTTACCGGAGCTCCCTTCTTAAGAATTTCTCCTGATGCAAGAGCAGGTGGAATGGGTGATCAAGGTGTGGCAACTACAACAGACGCTTTTTCCCAGTTTTGGAACGCAGCAAAATACCCCTTCAGTAAAACAACTTCTGCTGTAGGAGTTAACTATACTCCTTACATGAGTAAACTTACTAATGATGTATTTTTGTTATACGGTGCCTATCATCAATTTTTAGGAGATGAGGAAAGAGCCACCATTTCCGCAAGCATCTATTATTTCAACATGGGTTCTGTGGATTTAACAAAACTTGTTGGGACGGAAGTTGTTCAGGAAGGTACCGCAAAACCAAATGAGTTTTCTATTGACGTTGCGTACGGATTAAAGCTTTCAGACTATTATTCCATGGCGGTTACAGGTAGATTTATCCGTTCAGATTTGTCTGGTGGATTCAATTCCGACAATACTTTAAAACCAGCGAATTCCTTTGCAGTAGATGTTTCAGGATATTTTCAATCCGAAAAACACACCAGTATCAACGACTTTGAAGGCCGTGCAAGAGGTGGTTTTGCCATCCAAAATCTAGGACCAAGACTGGATTATACCGGAGATGACGAGTCAAGATCTTATTTGCCGACAATGGCTCGATTAGGAGCGGGCTACGATTTATTTATTGATGATTTAAATCGCGTGGGAATAAATTTCGAAGCGTCAAAACTTTTGGTTCCTGGACCCGATAAAACTGGAAACGTACCAAATGTGGGCGTAATGTCCGGAATCGGGAAATCTTTCAGCAACCCGAAAAGCTTAATGCTAAGTGGCGCTGTGGAATATGAGTACGACAACGCTTTCGCAGTAAGAGGAGGTTACTTCCATGAAAGTCCTGAACAAGGGGGAAGACAATACGCAACCGTTGGTGTTGGATTAAAATACCAATCTTTTGGTTTGGATATGTCTTACCTCATCAATACATCAAAAGTAAATTCCGCTTTGGACAACACTTTAAGATTCGGGCTCACCTGGAATATCGGCGAAGAATCATCCAACGCAGATTACTAA
- the porU gene encoding type IX secretion system sortase PorU, with protein MKRILTLLLINIFIISAYSQNVKIEWEGSRIMDFGSYSVTVPSFKNDGFVYEEGSVFYRSTSKYSGADQQISNIVWEKISPKELFEISSNRIPSKDFADVSYYTNPYTKEKTTNLRVSVLKNENGNFYRLTSFSIVNSGTNSLNQNLTKRSGTTDNPLKSGNFFKIKVDKTGVFKITTKFLRDNGINPANINPKNFRIYGNGGLTLPEHNQDFRFAALQEDAIQVVGENDGVWNEDDYALFYAQGPHGYNVFKTSNDRNGNGNRRFETRADNSYNFMNVYEDFAYYFINFDLGPGKRIQDSDVNVNSNIISRYDEYQYINEEKFNLMKVGRIWIGDSFSEPKTVTFTTRFPLQTTDVIKYRARLIGYQSNGNKVDFNLNNTESGVFAVQATEKNEYVMGYFFGNTSNFSGNQLSFNFTPSFSANPQGKFFFDYAEVQYKQDLKFNNTQMNFRSYDISEGSGTTYTFSMSDASSIEQVWQVSDVTNVTRKVNKSGGNANFDFGYVANSDLFVNEFVAFKSADAFLPSFVGKTENQDLSGLQNVDYLMITVPEMMGQAQRLANYYQNKYNVAVVDVNKIYNEFSSGSKDITAIRDFVTKLNTPAGKLKYVFILGDASYDHRGKNNPGSDIVPSYESEESATYSNSFVTDDYFVMTAPQIAPLNPAEPPTYIYSLLPDLPIGRLPAANVSEAKLLIDKTLAYYNALPGQSTPFGEWRMKLDFVADDDADNVLPFHNTVNTAIVNSFETGTERKEYNVRKLFLDSFAAQSASGGQRYPQVNQAISNDVGNSLYLLYFGHGGINGWAQERVLSIDDIQNFNNYNNVYSRFPLVSTITCEFTLWDEPGTSSAGEQVIKHKTGGAATMITSSRAISVVYGELFSSILIKNIFALNNDQFSTLGDALLKAKIEKGPQSDHLKVNFLGDPAGTLSRPKRLLKIDNVESPVPGQLRALDFVKITGHINKEDGTLDNTFNGRVAINIFDKRLNKKTLNNDGSPKLNPVLQYTEEGSPIVKSSGVAKDGVFTVEFYVPKDINYTLGTGRILGYADNKVFDVFTNQAQTIGGINPDGINDNDPPKVKLYMNNTNFADGGITNENPTLLACVTDDKGINSTGSGIGHDITVVLDGKIIDTVVLNDFYFSGEGNGCTNPSLADYQKGNVNYPFRNLTPGPHQLTFKVWDINNNSTTATLNFVVKGENDQNLVVNKLLNWPNPFTNKTYVQFEHNCNDILDVNVQIFTITGKLVKTISTAVTAEPFFQGFRTPRTAIEWDGKDDFGDSVGKGTYIFKIYAKSQNQDKCKGSATAVEKMVLLK; from the coding sequence ATGAAACGAATTTTAACTTTATTATTAATCAACATTTTTATCATATCGGCTTATTCTCAAAACGTCAAAATTGAATGGGAAGGAAGCCGGATCATGGATTTCGGGAGCTATAGTGTTACCGTTCCGTCATTTAAGAATGATGGTTTTGTGTACGAAGAAGGTTCTGTTTTTTATCGTTCGACCAGTAAATATTCAGGGGCGGACCAACAAATATCCAATATTGTTTGGGAAAAAATAAGTCCGAAAGAACTTTTCGAAATCAGCAGCAATCGCATTCCTTCAAAAGATTTTGCGGACGTAAGTTACTACACCAATCCTTACACGAAGGAGAAAACGACCAATCTTCGGGTTTCTGTCTTAAAAAATGAAAACGGAAACTTTTACCGCCTGACTTCTTTCAGTATTGTGAACAGTGGTACCAATTCTTTAAACCAAAACTTGACGAAGAGATCCGGAACTACCGATAATCCACTAAAATCTGGAAACTTCTTTAAAATTAAGGTTGATAAAACAGGGGTTTTCAAGATTACAACCAAGTTTTTACGCGATAATGGAATCAACCCGGCAAATATCAACCCGAAAAACTTCCGAATCTATGGAAACGGCGGATTAACCTTGCCAGAACACAACCAAGATTTCCGATTTGCGGCTTTACAGGAAGACGCAATACAGGTTGTGGGAGAAAATGACGGTGTTTGGAATGAGGATGATTACGCTCTTTTTTACGCACAGGGACCTCATGGATATAATGTTTTCAAAACTTCCAATGACAGAAACGGAAACGGAAACCGAAGATTTGAGACTAGAGCAGACAATTCTTATAACTTTATGAATGTATATGAGGATTTCGCTTATTATTTCATCAATTTTGATTTAGGTCCCGGAAAAAGAATTCAGGATAGCGATGTAAACGTAAACTCCAACATTATTTCAAGGTATGATGAGTATCAATATATTAACGAAGAGAAATTCAATTTGATGAAAGTAGGCCGTATTTGGATTGGAGATTCTTTTTCCGAACCTAAGACAGTTACCTTTACCACAAGATTCCCTCTTCAGACAACAGACGTTATAAAATACCGTGCAAGACTTATTGGATATCAATCAAATGGCAACAAGGTTGATTTCAATTTAAACAATACGGAATCCGGAGTATTTGCCGTTCAGGCTACCGAAAAAAATGAGTATGTCATGGGTTACTTTTTTGGTAATACCTCCAACTTTAGCGGCAATCAGCTTAGTTTTAATTTTACTCCCAGCTTTTCAGCAAATCCACAGGGAAAATTTTTCTTCGACTATGCAGAAGTTCAGTATAAGCAGGATTTAAAGTTCAATAATACACAGATGAATTTCCGAAGTTATGATATCTCCGAAGGCAGCGGTACTACTTATACTTTTAGTATGAGCGATGCTTCATCAATTGAGCAGGTTTGGCAAGTTTCGGATGTTACCAATGTTACAAGAAAAGTGAACAAGTCCGGAGGAAATGCAAACTTCGATTTCGGGTATGTTGCAAATAGCGACCTTTTCGTCAATGAATTTGTGGCTTTCAAGAGTGCAGACGCATTTTTACCATCATTTGTAGGGAAAACTGAAAATCAGGACTTATCAGGTCTTCAAAATGTGGATTACCTTATGATAACAGTTCCAGAAATGATGGGGCAAGCCCAGAGATTAGCAAACTACTACCAAAATAAATACAACGTAGCCGTAGTTGATGTCAACAAAATTTACAATGAATTCAGCAGTGGAAGTAAAGATATTACAGCCATTCGAGATTTTGTCACCAAACTCAATACTCCTGCTGGAAAATTAAAATATGTGTTCATTTTAGGCGACGCCTCTTATGACCACCGTGGTAAAAATAACCCTGGTTCAGACATTGTGCCTAGTTATGAAAGTGAGGAAAGTGCTACCTATTCTAATTCTTTCGTAACGGACGATTATTTTGTGATGACCGCTCCGCAAATCGCGCCACTTAATCCTGCAGAACCACCAACCTATATTTATTCACTTCTACCCGACTTGCCGATAGGAAGACTTCCTGCAGCTAATGTTTCAGAAGCAAAACTTTTGATCGACAAAACCCTTGCCTACTACAACGCTCTTCCAGGCCAGTCAACACCTTTTGGTGAATGGAGGATGAAATTAGATTTTGTGGCAGACGATGATGCGGACAATGTTCTTCCATTCCACAATACAGTGAATACTGCAATTGTAAATTCTTTTGAGACAGGAACCGAACGTAAGGAATATAACGTACGAAAATTATTTTTAGATTCATTTGCGGCTCAGTCAGCTTCTGGCGGACAGCGGTATCCGCAAGTGAACCAAGCTATTTCTAATGATGTAGGAAACAGTTTGTACCTCCTTTATTTCGGTCATGGCGGTATTAACGGTTGGGCGCAAGAAAGAGTCTTGAGCATCGATGATATCCAAAATTTCAATAATTACAATAACGTTTATTCACGGTTTCCTTTGGTTTCCACGATAACTTGTGAGTTTACTTTGTGGGATGAGCCAGGAACTTCTTCCGCAGGTGAACAGGTGATCAAGCACAAAACGGGTGGTGCCGCAACAATGATCACCTCTAGCCGTGCAATTTCGGTGGTTTACGGGGAACTGTTTAGCTCCATATTGATAAAGAATATTTTTGCTCTAAACAATGATCAATTCAGCACGCTTGGTGATGCGCTTTTAAAAGCTAAAATTGAAAAAGGTCCGCAAAGTGACCACTTGAAGGTAAATTTCCTCGGTGATCCTGCCGGAACTTTGAGCCGACCAAAACGTTTACTGAAAATTGACAACGTTGAATCTCCTGTTCCTGGACAGCTCCGCGCTCTTGATTTTGTAAAAATTACAGGACATATCAATAAGGAAGACGGTACTTTGGACAATACTTTTAACGGAAGAGTAGCCATTAACATTTTTGATAAAAGGCTTAACAAGAAAACACTGAATAACGACGGATCACCAAAATTAAATCCGGTGCTTCAGTACACCGAAGAGGGTTCGCCTATTGTAAAATCTTCTGGAGTTGCCAAAGATGGGGTTTTCACTGTAGAGTTTTACGTACCGAAAGACATCAACTATACTTTAGGAACAGGTAGAATTTTAGGTTATGCAGACAACAAGGTGTTTGACGTATTTACCAACCAGGCGCAAACCATTGGTGGAATTAATCCCGATGGAATTAATGATAATGATCCACCAAAAGTGAAACTTTATATGAACAACACTAATTTTGCAGATGGCGGTATTACCAATGAAAATCCAACTTTGTTAGCTTGCGTCACCGATGATAAAGGAATCAATTCTACAGGATCTGGAATTGGCCACGACATTACTGTAGTTCTCGATGGAAAAATTATCGACACGGTGGTCTTGAACGACTTCTATTTTTCTGGGGAAGGAAATGGCTGTACAAACCCTAGTTTAGCAGATTATCAGAAAGGGAATGTAAATTATCCTTTCCGAAATTTAACCCCCGGTCCGCATCAATTAACTTTTAAAGTGTGGGACATCAACAATAATTCCACAACTGCCACGTTAAACTTTGTAGTTAAGGGCGAAAACGACCAAAATTTAGTGGTTAACAAACTGCTAAACTGGCCAAATCCATTTACCAATAAGACGTATGTTCAATTTGAGCATAATTGCAATGATATTTTAGATGTAAATGTGCAAATTTTCACCATCACTGGAAAACTGGTAAAAACCATTTCTACTGCTGTAACGGCAGAACCTTTCTTCCAAGGTTTCCGCACGCCAAGAACCGCGATTGAATGGGATGGAAAAGATGATTTTGGGGATTCGGTTGGAAAAGGAACCTACATCTTCAAAATTTACGCTAAAAGCCAGAACCAGGATAAATGTAAAGGAAGTGCTACAGCTGTTGAGAAAATGGTATTATTAAAATAA
- the gldJ gene encoding gliding motility lipoprotein GldJ has translation MNKLKLFSLIALSSTMLLVSCGGSGGGKKGGGTKRFTSKTGWKPNDQKGWFFTGKQQKQKGWPGMVYVEGGTFTMGLVKDDVMHDWNNTPRRMQVSSFFIGETEITNYEYREYVTWLKFVFPPSDPSFKEIYKGALPDTLVWNNKLSRNDFAETYFRRPEYDYYPVVGVSWLQASRYCDWLTDRANEKALMEQGVISKDFYTNDANNQGPNSFNLDKFKANDPEMEAYINQQRLQQKSGIKTSNQRIMAANRNATAGVVEKFRLPTEVEWEFAALGMQKEREYNLYQNKKPEIEELKGKKGKNRGMYLENFKQGRGDYSGVAGWKNDGSPTTADVKQYPSNNLGIFGMFGNVAEWTADVYRPIIDEEASDFNYYRGNVPQEVVKNADGTFKKIDAAKYDTLADGRLVYKGLPGQYERETVADNRNFRDGDFQSSLDAGYGRAEDSTTMGYNMYNSKQKRFIVDERGRVILQKDPLSRTTRISNEVRVIKGGSWLDGAYWLDPGQRRFRDEAKSFGWVGFRVAQDAKSSGKGRTKR, from the coding sequence ATGAATAAACTTAAGTTGTTTTCTTTAATAGCGTTGAGTTCCACTATGCTTTTAGTAAGTTGCGGCGGTAGCGGCGGCGGAAAGAAGGGCGGTGGTACAAAACGTTTTACCAGTAAAACCGGTTGGAAACCCAACGATCAGAAAGGTTGGTTCTTCACCGGAAAACAACAGAAACAAAAAGGATGGCCGGGAATGGTTTATGTAGAAGGCGGTACCTTTACCATGGGATTGGTGAAAGACGATGTAATGCATGACTGGAACAATACCCCTAGAAGAATGCAGGTTAGCTCATTTTTTATTGGTGAAACTGAAATTACCAATTACGAATATCGTGAATACGTTACCTGGTTAAAATTTGTATTTCCTCCATCTGATCCTAGTTTTAAAGAAATTTACAAAGGAGCGCTTCCTGATACATTGGTGTGGAACAATAAGCTCTCCAGAAACGATTTCGCGGAAACTTATTTCCGCAGGCCAGAATATGATTACTATCCTGTAGTAGGAGTTTCATGGCTGCAAGCTTCCAGATATTGCGATTGGTTAACCGACAGAGCAAACGAGAAGGCTTTGATGGAACAAGGTGTCATTTCAAAAGATTTCTATACCAACGATGCGAACAATCAAGGTCCAAACTCATTTAACTTAGACAAGTTCAAAGCAAATGATCCTGAAATGGAAGCGTACATCAATCAGCAAAGATTGCAGCAAAAATCAGGGATCAAAACCAGCAATCAGAGAATTATGGCGGCAAACCGTAATGCTACAGCTGGTGTTGTTGAGAAATTCAGGCTTCCAACAGAGGTGGAATGGGAGTTCGCTGCTTTAGGAATGCAAAAAGAGAGAGAATACAACCTTTACCAAAACAAAAAACCTGAAATCGAAGAATTGAAAGGTAAAAAAGGTAAGAATCGTGGGATGTATCTTGAAAACTTTAAGCAAGGACGAGGTGACTATTCCGGAGTTGCAGGTTGGAAAAATGACGGTTCTCCTACAACAGCTGACGTGAAACAGTATCCATCAAACAATTTAGGTATTTTTGGAATGTTCGGTAACGTTGCAGAATGGACAGCAGATGTTTACAGACCAATTATTGACGAAGAAGCGAGTGATTTCAACTACTACAGAGGAAACGTTCCACAAGAAGTGGTGAAAAATGCTGACGGTACTTTCAAAAAAATTGACGCTGCTAAATACGATACACTTGCCGACGGAAGATTAGTTTATAAAGGTCTTCCTGGTCAGTATGAAAGAGAAACAGTTGCGGATAACAGAAATTTCCGTGACGGGGATTTCCAATCCTCGCTTGATGCAGGTTACGGAAGAGCAGAAGACAGTACAACGATGGGCTATAATATGTATAACTCCAAGCAGAAAAGATTTATCGTAGATGAAAGAGGAAGAGTTATTTTACAAAAAGACCCACTTTCAAGAACTACCAGAATTTCCAATGAAGTACGTGTTATTAAAGGAGGGTCTTGGTTAGACGGAGCTTACTGGTTAGATCCAGGGCAAAGAAGATTCCGCGACGAGGCAAAATCTTTCGGGTGGGTTGGTTTCCGTGTTGCACAGGACGCTAAATCCTCCGGTAAAGGCAGAACAAAAAGATAA
- a CDS encoding UDP-N-acetylmuramoyl-tripeptide--D-alanyl-D-alanine ligase, giving the protein MNPETFYPLFLQSSKITIDSRKIEKNDIFFAFSGENFNAATLAEDAINKGAFAVIVEQREFENKQRKIYYVPSTLEFLQQLATYHRNQLKIPVIALTGSNGKTTTKEIIHAVLSQKFNVQYTFGNLNNHIGVPLTLLSIKPEHEMAVIEMGANHQKEIELLCKIAQPNFGYITNFGKAHLEGFGGFEGVIKGKSELYDDLKSNGQTILVNENDPIQFEKTENYSPKITFGKEGSDYFFEEFSKDNFVGLSFNGNKAQSKLTGNYNFTNLCAAASLGFHFGLEFAQIRAAIQNYTPTNMRSQILEKNGKTFVLDTYNANPSSMAESLKNFSKFEGSKTIIIGDMLELGTESEVEHQSILELANSMGFDEIITVGKHFKNVNKSSQAFENSAALSEYLQSEKISSKNVLLKASRGIALEKALEFIN; this is encoded by the coding sequence ATGAATCCAGAAACTTTCTATCCGTTATTTTTACAGTCATCCAAAATAACCATCGACAGCCGAAAAATTGAAAAGAATGACATTTTCTTTGCTTTTTCAGGTGAAAATTTCAACGCGGCCACTCTTGCAGAAGATGCCATAAATAAAGGAGCTTTCGCGGTTATTGTGGAACAGAGAGAATTCGAAAATAAGCAGAGAAAAATCTATTATGTTCCTTCGACTTTGGAATTTTTGCAGCAATTGGCGACGTACCATAGAAATCAGTTGAAAATTCCAGTTATCGCTTTAACAGGAAGTAATGGAAAAACGACTACAAAAGAAATAATCCACGCGGTTTTGTCGCAAAAATTTAATGTTCAGTACACTTTCGGAAACCTTAATAATCATATCGGAGTTCCCCTAACATTGCTTTCCATTAAACCTGAACACGAAATGGCGGTGATCGAAATGGGAGCGAACCATCAAAAAGAAATTGAACTTCTTTGTAAAATCGCACAACCCAATTTTGGCTATATCACCAACTTCGGAAAAGCACATTTGGAAGGTTTTGGCGGATTTGAAGGCGTAATTAAAGGAAAATCAGAACTATATGATGATCTAAAATCAAATGGGCAAACGATTTTAGTCAATGAAAATGATCCTATTCAATTTGAAAAAACGGAAAACTATTCACCCAAAATCACCTTTGGAAAAGAAGGTTCGGATTATTTCTTCGAAGAATTTTCAAAAGACAATTTCGTTGGTTTAAGTTTTAACGGAAATAAGGCACAATCGAAATTAACAGGAAATTACAATTTTACCAATCTCTGTGCTGCAGCGAGTTTAGGTTTTCATTTTGGATTAGAGTTCGCCCAAATAAGAGCTGCGATCCAAAATTATACGCCAACCAATATGCGTTCCCAAATTTTAGAAAAGAACGGGAAAACTTTTGTTCTGGATACGTACAACGCCAATCCAAGTTCGATGGCGGAATCTCTTAAAAATTTTAGCAAATTCGAGGGCTCAAAAACCATCATTATCGGCGATATGCTTGAATTAGGAACTGAATCTGAAGTGGAACATCAAAGTATTCTGGAATTGGCTAATTCAATGGGTTTTGATGAAATCATTACCGTTGGTAAACATTTCAAAAACGTAAATAAATCATCGCAAGCTTTTGAAAATTCGGCAGCACTTTCAGAATATTTACAATCTGAAAAAATCAGCTCAAAAAATGTATTGTTAAAGGCTTCACGCGGAATCGCTTTGGAAAAAGCATTGGAATTTATCAATTAA
- a CDS encoding NUDIX hydrolase translates to MYKVFVNEKKLTLSKYPEDIEKKLRFEGFATLEIAVDLLENTSCPELNVYGENIEDLWEDFTHMFKVVEAAGGVVSNKNGEILFIRRMGKWDLPKGKIEKGESLEQAAIREVEEETGIRELILEEFLNNTFHIYNERNGEKILKTTYWFRMNFVGDETPVPQIEEGISEVSWKNREEIMSDVFPMTFKNIKLILNDYWDLN, encoded by the coding sequence ATGTATAAAGTTTTTGTGAATGAAAAAAAATTAACTTTAAGTAAATATCCGGAAGACATAGAAAAGAAACTGCGGTTCGAGGGTTTTGCCACTTTGGAAATTGCGGTGGATCTTTTGGAGAACACTTCGTGCCCGGAACTTAACGTTTATGGTGAAAATATCGAGGATTTATGGGAAGATTTCACTCACATGTTCAAAGTAGTTGAAGCTGCAGGTGGCGTTGTAAGCAATAAAAATGGCGAAATTCTCTTTATCCGACGAATGGGAAAATGGGATCTTCCGAAAGGTAAAATCGAGAAGGGCGAATCGCTGGAACAAGCTGCAATTCGCGAAGTGGAGGAAGAAACCGGAATTAGGGAATTAATTTTAGAGGAATTTCTCAACAATACTTTTCATATTTATAATGAAAGAAACGGGGAAAAAATCCTCAAAACGACCTACTGGTTCCGAATGAATTTTGTAGGAGACGAAACGCCTGTTCCTCAAATAGAAGAAGGGATTTCTGAGGTTTCCTGGAAAAATAGGGAGGAAATTATGAGTGACGTTTTCCCGATGACTTTCAAAAATATCAAACTTATTTTGAACGATTATTGGGATTTGAATTAA